Within Scomber japonicus isolate fScoJap1 chromosome 1, fScoJap1.pri, whole genome shotgun sequence, the genomic segment TATTCCACAAAGCAAATATCATACTGTAATTTATTGGGATCCACTGTCATGGTACAGAAAGAAGAGGCTCAGGATTTAGTATGCATTCCATTAGAATAACATTCATGCCTGATAAAGTATCGGTTCCTTACAGAAATGGCAGAAAACATCACATGGGTGGCCTTTCAATTCATCATCTGCTTTTATACATGATGCAGCATGAGTATAGATTGCAATATTTTAACCTTTGTACCACAATTTTTCTCTTTCAAGATatctctgaaaatgaaaacaaactttatGCATCTTATGCGTGACCAGAAGTGCTCAAATCTGGCAAACAGGGCTTAGATGGTCCTTGTTGGATTTTTTGCTAGTGTAAACCAGTCTGCAAACTCACTTTTGTGTCTTTCCtctgtaaaaatgtacataaaaataACCATGAAGAACTGAGCTTTTACAATTGTGTTTTTGGATTACCTACACAAAGCTGTAAGGCAGGCACTTTCTAGATACATTTTTGCAGGTGAGAAATCCAGTCGCCCACTGTACCCAGGAGCTGCTACAGAGTGTGACAAAAGACAACTCATGACAGTGGGTTATTTATAGTGCTCAGTACTCCAGATTCATGTGGTGCATAAAACTGGATCCATAGTAAACAAGATGGAGAAGCTACATCTGTTGAGAAGGATTTTGACCTGTGATTTAAGTTCCTCTGGCGGTACAACTGTTCACTGACAGAAACGgatacaatgaaatgaaacaggtttgctatttttacataattttgtCATGAACAACAAGAAGCCCTCAATTAAGACACGAGTAATAATCTTTGCATTGCCGTAACCTTCAACCTCATTCGCACTCGGTTTAGCCTCAAATTTATAAAAGCACGGCAGAAAGTAAATCCAGTTGCCTTTGACTCAGGATTTTTAGATGATGATGAACTCAATTCTAATCTCAGCAGAGAGAAAGGTACAGGTTTCTCCTCATCATGATTTAAGGGTCTTGGTTTCTAAAGCACCCATTAAAAACAATGTAACACCGaaacttttttcccctcaatttTCTCAACCTTAATCTACCACCCACATAGATTGTTGACATTTGGTTTACATACCCATTCCTACTTAAGGAAATGCTTCCATAAAATACCATGTTGGTACAATAACTGCTGTAAATCATGGTCTTTAAGTTACCCCAGTCTATGTATCTTACAAGAATGTAAAAAAGGGAGATGCATTTCCCTTTTTAGGAAATATCGCATTCATTCTTGTtgctttaaagtttaaaatgtatgttgaGAATGATTATATTCTCCATGCCAGTGTataattttaacaaaatgtaaaaaggttTGTCTGCTGCGTTTTAGTCTGTTAATCTGTGCACTGCTGCTAAAGTGACTTGATGGTCCAGTCCCAGAGTCATTACAATCTGGACTCATGAAGCATTTGAGGAAACACTAAAAAATCTTTTATCTCTTGACAAAAGGCAACAAAAGCTACGATGTTGCACCCTTTTTCCTTCCTAATAGCTATCATAGTACCAATGTGGTAGTTAAAGGATACACTGAACAGATGATTATAGCTGGTTCTTTGTCAGTTAAACCCATGGCCATTTTGGTCAACAAGCctcatatgaaaaaaaaacaaaacaacataaaaaataaaacatgcaacatTTTCTGGTTCTTTAAAACAGGCAGAAAGTTATACAAAACAAGCCAATCATCGCTGATTATTCATTCAGGagtaggctttttttttttttttgcattcctCTCCTCTGATGACCTGATGCATGGTCTGTTAtcattttttcacagtttaaacaacaacaaaaaaaaatcaagaaaaccAGAAACTCAGTTGCTGAATATTTGATAGCATTAAAATGCTTTGGCTGTTAAATGTGTAGTAATACCCTCCATAACTCACCAGTTTGAACAGAATTCCAAATTACTAATCATCTGCGATGGAGCTCAAACTGCTGCCAGTGAAAAATACTGTCTGTTCACATGTCCAGTCAAGACCAACAGGGCCAACAGAGAATGATTTCAGACTCACAAGGAAACAAAAACTGGGCAAAAACCATTCCAGAAAAATGGTCTCATGTAGTTCTCAATGAAAGCCTTGTTTCTTCCAAAAGGCAGCTTTGAGGGCAGTACTACTTTATCAACTGATGTGATCCTTTATGGAGGTACAGGTGGGTGTTGTATGGGTTTAATGAGCTTCAGGACACAGGAAaccaacattttcaaataaggttgaaaacatacaaatattgAACTGCAGATATAAGGATATCATGCTAAAGAAGCCATTTAATTGCTGTAAATGAGAGAAACCTGCAGAGCCTTAGAAAAGTGAAATGTTTCAGACACTTTCGTTCAtttcaattctttttttttttttttttttacattaaaacttTCTGCATTTAAGTTCAGATTTGACCGGAAGTAGACAGCTGTAGATGGTAAGTGTGGTCATCCTCAGCCAAAATATGCTGAAGACAGAATGGACAAAGATATCCTGCCTGAAGAGAAGCAGGAAAACCAATGGAGTGAGCATCAAAAAGGTTGTAAAAACACAGAGGTTTAAGATGCATGCCATGCAGTTATgatgtgttgctgctgtttttcgAGGGCTTCCTCCCACCAGTGCCTCTCTTCTtaatcttttttccccctcctgatcctccttttttcttttattacttCTGCTCCTCGATTTCTCGTTTAACTTCGGCTACATAATGGTGATCCTTCCCATGAGCCACCTCCATAATGGCCACtgcctgaagaaaaaaaaacaaaaacaaatatttattacaGAGTCACAGACGTGAAGagtttatgtatatgtgtgtgtgtgtgtgtgtgtgtgtatacatatatcgTTTGTCTTTAGTCTGCATATTATAACCCATCTTGTGCACACAAGATAAACATTTTTAGGACAATGAGTACCCTGTGATTTAGGGACACCCCAGTCTTTAaaggatttttcttttctcaatcAATGATGTGGTCTGACCTCAGATCTCTTAACTTCTTTAAGTTCAGAAGTTATTCTGACTGAAGTTTAAGGGCCCCATCTTGAGGTTGGCGGGAGTGgcacatgtgtctttgttagtttcccccggcgCAGTTGGTCAGTAGcacaatcgctttcctctgcttCAAAATAGCACCGCaccaccaatgcgcctgacaacacctcattttgagaccaacacacccataggcgcacagactggtgcaagtgcatttgctatttagacaacgtgggcgagaaaatgacaactgcgccggGGGCAACTAACAAGGACACTAGTGCCACgcccgccatccgctgtgcgccaACCGCAAGACGGGGCCCCTAAAGTCACTGCCGCATATGTCACTGTTATAAAAGAacgcatcatcaagagtccaatatgctcctagaTAGGCGGGTGTGCGGCATGCAGACATTCATTTTGTCTCACATTAACATACCAAATAACAAAACGTCTGTAAACTTACCTTCTTCAGGGCTTTGACTCCTTGTGTTTTCCTCTCCAGCCCCAAATACAGACGTCCCAGTTTAAGATACATAGACGCCACATTCAGAGAGTAGGCTGGGTAATGTACGCTGCAGAGAGAACATGATTTATACATCAAGCTAAGCAGTGAACATGAGAAGAAAGAATCTATAATTTATGTTACATTTGGTTTCGTTGTAGTGCTACAGAAGTTCAACACATATCAGACGAGTGCTTGATAATGTTATGATACTGTAGATGTGGTTTAGTGTTGTATGCCACAGAGGGAAAACATCTTTAGTATTACCAAGACAGAGCGTATAGTAAAAGGAACACATTATTATATGTGCTGAATTGGTTTATGTTGTACTAACTCACTGACTAATGAACTGGACACTAAAGTTTTATGAGAATGAAAAACCACATCCTTACATGACCTCTGTCAAACTTgtagaggactaaagaaaatctaattaaaaaaaaaaaaaatactggaaCACTTTCATTCAGATAATACAGGTCCTTTAAGTTAGCCAAGAACATACTCCAGGAAATGTGCCTCTGCTCAGTTTTCAGGTCAAGTATTAAAGCACAATAGTGTCCACCCTTATAATTCTCGAAATCACTGCCCACTTGATAAGACAAAAAGTCTTATTGTGAGGTTAAATTCCTACTCATTGATTGACACAAAGCTTCATAGTCCACCTCTGTACTGAAACTGTCCAACAACACACTGCAGTAAGACTGATTTAATCATTATACGAGCATATGGATGAACTGAAACTGCATGACAGCCTCCATTGCGATTTTTTACAGATCATCACTTTACCTGTATGGCTGAATGATTTTCTCTCCGTAGCTCATGGCTCCGTCCCAATCCTGCATGTAGAGACAGACGCCCATGGCCTGATACATCATGTGCAGCATGTAGACGTTGGTGTCAGCAAATATGGTGCCCATCTTCTCCTGGCTGAGCTCACACATCTCCAGTAGCTCACTGGGGAGTGCCAGAGAGTCAAGGAATAATATGACGAGCAATGCAGAGAAAGACGTGGTGGTGAAACTGACACACAGAAGAAATTAAAGAGGTGGTGGTGTAGAAATAGAGTTATAAATCAGAAGAGGATATTCTTGTAGTGTTTGGCTCTCCTGAACTCCTCGATGACATTCTTGGCGTAATGGACCATGGATCGGATTTCCTCTGGCTCTGGTGGAGAACTCAGCTTCCTGACCTTCATTTTTTCTTCGTCCTAAAAACGGTGACAAGAAGTGTGATAACATATGAGCTTTAAGGagcttttgtaaaataaaaaaaatgaacactaCAATACCACAGAGCTTTCTAACTAAAACAGCTGTATGGTATCAATATCTGTGTCCCAGTTTTAACTGGAAaagtaaaacaattaaatacacACATCTGTCAAGTTTTCACATTATGCCTGTTAATATTGCTTAATTTACTGTTCCACAAAGAAATGCACATTAGGAACTACACACAGCTGGAAATTATTAGAAACTATTTGCTGACACAAAGAGTTTCAGTAAAAGTAATTGTTTTGAAAAGACCATTTagctttttctttaaaaaggttCCAAATGTGAAATTGGCAACACTTGTCCGAAGTTGTAGTTTGCTTGAAATCCATCACCACATGTCTATTATAATTTTCTACCAAAACTTAACACTATGAATACtgatatatagtatatatacattttctatATGTTATTTGGAATTGGGACACGGCTATTGGGCATGTATGCCTGAGTTTGAAGTGAAGAAAGGTAGcagcacaaaaacagaaacactggaaCAATGAACCTGCTGCTTTAGACTGATGCTGCTGAGATACTTTTTGGTATATTCGTCAAAATTAACTAAAGAAAAAAGGTCCCACCAAACTTACAGTTATAGATACATATGAAAGAGGTGATCTGAGAAAGCATTTCAAAGAGATAAGTCAATGATACCTTAGACTTGGTGGTGCACTCAGTACACTGGCATGTGAAGAAGTAGGAATCTAACAAcctctctttcctgtcctctgtaGGATAGAGCAGGTCTATGTAACTGTTAAAGATCTacggagagagggaaggagcaGATTGAGAGTAATAAATTAAATAGAACATAGTGCATTAATCAAAGTAAACAACAGTAGGTAACTGGCATCTGTGCTTCTTTGTAACTTCATTTGATCTAGAATAATATATGTACGGTTTGCTTACCTCATCTCCAGGGCTGATCTCTTGCACAGCTCTGACTTCAGCCACCGTGCCGTTATAGGTCACTATGACATTAGGACTACAGCTGTGATTCATCAGTGCTACACTGGAAGGAACAGAAAAAAGTGAGAGAATAATCAGTGGAACCAAAGCAGGATAAAAAGTAGTAGGTCATAGTGATAACCCATGACATTGAGCAGCTTTATGTTAAGATTATATTTACAGGATGGTTCATGTATATTTTGCACTGCATTTAAAAGGCCccatgaaaggaaaaacacattgtCCCAGTTTTAATCACATGTCCCTGTGTTAATTGTTCATTTATCTCTTGTTATATGTCCAAAAATAAATCAGTatttgagtatttttacatcaaaATCTAAGTCCAATCCAATGTGACTTTGGATGACTAGCTTGCCACACGGGTTATATAGAACTACACATTGTTTGTGGGTTGCAATAGCTAACAGAGCAATATAGAGTGAGACTTGAAGAACTGTGCATTTGGATATCAGTGGGCAaaaacttttacattttcaaaacaatGTGACTGAGGTTTAATTtattcatctctccctcctatTATGCTAAACTATAACCCCCATCTACTTTTAAGCAGTCCAAtcattgtaattgtaatttcaCACCAGCCACATATTTTGTTTCACTTGGAAATATGCCATAGTACAGAAACTAAAGAGGCTCCAAATTCTGTTTGGTGGGGcctttaaaaaaggaaagacagactaAAATAATTTATCAAACCAAAAGCATAAACAGatgaaaataaactgttacATAATTATATGAATAGCAATGTTGTTCTAAAAACAGTGAGAGGAAAAAGACAGACGGAGGAGAAGGCTGAACGAGGatgttataaaaacacacagtgagagGAAACGGCCACTTGATTTAATTTGTAGCATGTTGGCAGAAAACACGAAACTGATGAATGGATTGATTATTGAATGATGATGCTTTGTTGACATTGGCCACTTACTCGGGAAAAACAGCTGATCCCAGATGAGAGAGCTCCTCATCCTCTATGGTAAAACCATTACAGTTAACctgaagacacaaacaaacaggtggagacagaaacagagagcagcaggggtGAGTAATATAATACAACTTGCATCAGCCTGTACTATCCTGTGCTGTAACACCCACACCACTGAAGAGGAGGAAATCCGGTAGTGGAGATTAAATGTATCAGTAAGTTAAGAAGCCAAAGAGGTCGTTTCCTGGAGAGAAAGGGGACACCCGAACTGACACAGAGAGCAAATTAAATGTGCTAAATGCAGTGGAGTTAAACTGAAAGGACCCAGTGAGTGTGTAATACAGTTTCATGTATTCAACTCTtcatgtgtcctgtgtgtgtgcgtgtgtgcgtgtgtgtgtgcgtgtgtttctaTCATGTGCAGAAAAACTGGATTGTTAAGAGAAGATGTGTGAACACAGGCATTAAGGATGTAAACACACTGTATTTGCACACTGCATGTTTAACAAAGTTCTGTGTatagatactgtatgtatgtatatatgtttatgtgtgttgaCTTGAAACACAGTATGCTCTTTTACAGGCCATGAAAGGTCAACCTTTCCAACACCTGTCTATATGACAGCCAAGGCCCCCTGATACTCTCCTAACCAATCATATGACACCACCAGAGCACACTCAGAGATCCTGGATCTTTCTAGGAGCGCaatgtttttatcttcttttttttaatttaatggaCATAAAACAACAGTGTTACAATGTAAAAACTGGaattaaaaaagttaattaattaGGAGTGTGAGAGGAAAACTGGATATACTTTTGttcctttgtttttattgtttaaatatatgtttgaaGTTTTTATTCCTCTTAATGTTGAGGAGAATTACAGCATGCACCTTTTAGATGGATGCAGAGTCTGTGTTAGGACACATGTTTGTAAGTAGCAAATGTGAGAAGTTTATACTGTTCTTGGCATAATTCATTCATCTGCTCATTCATGTAGGAGCATCAAGTCtggtcagttttatttatatagcgccaaatcccAACAGAAGTTATGTCAGGCCAGttttcacatagagcaagtCTAGACTTTATTTTAGTATTCATCAGGTATCTGGTTTAATCTAAAAGAGAATGTGTAGTTTGTCTAGTCTAGATCAtcaaaatcacacattaaaacttTAAGGTAATTAACTTGAATGAGAGCCTCATTGTGCTTCTACTGAAAAACGCCTGTGTGGTGACATATGCTTGCACAGatgacacacacagctgtttagGATTCATTCCAACAGGGAGGGTGGATGATTTATCCCCACATAAAAATCTCCCATGATGGAGGGAAGCAGTGGCTGCATAGTTTGAAATAATCAAACTCCTagatcacacacaaacacagcagtatCCAGTTATACTGCCTGTCTTGTAATAAGGAGTTAATATCAAGTTATACTGATGAAGGTGAACAAAgcacagctcaacagagaatCCATACAGTACACAGCAACTCTAAAAGATCCTGTTCCAAAGAAAACTCCTGAGACCATTTCTGCTGAGAACTAAATAAGGTGTTCCAGTTTTACCTGCGCAAAGAGCTCAGTGAGGGCCTGATCGTCAGGGAGGTCGCCTAGGTGTCTGGAGTAGAAGTGGTGTAGGGCTGCTATATCTGTCTGgttcatctcctccttctcactGTCCATCTTATCTAAATCTGACAGAGGCaatgacacagagacaaagaaagaaagggagagccAAAAACAGAGAGATCGGAATGACAAGaaagcacaaagacaaaaaaggacagagagaaagaataatGTGAGGTTTAATAAATAGTGCAGCCTTCGTGGGGCACTGGATGGACTTGATAGTGTTTTAGGCAGGTCTTACATTTTAGAGAGTACCAATGTGCTGTTGACCCCAAAATTACTTAAGGAGCTTAGCCatcaaaaatgtacatgtaataGGGATCAgagaaaagattaaataaatggtGACGGGGtggataaatattaaattaaatagaaatCCAAAATGTTAAGGATTTTGgtaattgtttttattcattttgtttcttCTAGTATATGGCAGGAGATTTACTTTTTGTCCACATATCTCATGTGCTCATTTATATTCTTCTATGCTGTAGACCTCTGTTGTccccaaaactattaaaaacaggTCAATGAGTCTGCAATTCGTCCCTGAGGATGATGGTTACTGTATcttgtttagaaacggctccacccagtaataacagcaatcacattttcagtctctggagaccACTGAACATGTCCAGGAATGTGGGCTTGTTGGCCTTcgtatcacaacctcttgactttgtccCACACTGTACATTTTTCATGGAACCGTCAGGATAAATACAAGAAACATCTCTCCTGTGAGTTACAATATTATCGCTTTGATTGGTCTTTAAAGCTGTTTCTTGACAAAAATGATATGATCATTCTGTTTGTGATGAAGACACATGTTGCCAAGTGTAACAGCTAGGGATGGCTCAATCCAATACTCAGGATCGGTATCGGTCCGATATTGGTCAAAATTTCAGGATcgaacattgaaaaaaaacaacaacacagaaacttagctgctgctgctgctgctagtgACAGTGAATTAGCCTAGTGCTCTCATGTCAGCTGTGTGGAATTACTTTGCGCAACTATATTTTATTAACAACTtaacagaggagaaaagaaggtatcggattgatatcggtatcggcagATCTTCAAAGTATCGAGCCATCCTTAGTAACAGCATGTCtcactaatgtgtttttaatagtcttTTACAATAACACAGGCACAGAGGattaagatatatcaggctttggatacataCACTATACTTGTAAACAGTTCATTGGTTTGACTCACaagagatttgttgacaataagaaaaatatagaaaattgccagCTACATGCTTTAACACTATCATTATCATCCATCACATGGCTCCATAGGAGAAGTACTCTGCGTTATTATGCCACATGTCATTGTCaatcacacactctcacaggtGGTGGCAGCTGGCCACTGATTTGCTTTGTGTGCGTAAGAGACAGGTGTGAAGGGTAATTCTGTGACAATCCTCTGATGACACATCTGAGCCTGCAACAACAGCTCAGACTAAATGATAATACCAAATGGGGCAGAGAAAACGGCCTATGGGTGCTTAGATGAAAcagtcttgtttttgtgtgttttgtggcaAATTTGCTCTTTTATTATCAACTTTCACTGTATGATCAGGATCATTTGCAGCAGCTTTACACGACTCATataacacagacacatgctATCACAGTTAATTATCATTATCTGGGAAAAATACTGCAAATGATCTTGTTGAGTACCTTGCTCAGGGGCACATTGGCAGCAGTTTTTGAGGCAGAGAACATGAAATTACAGCATACAGAGGCTTGGGATTTAAGTCCCAGTACTGTGCAGACTTGGAGTGAATGAAAGAGACAGAACCAGGACTGGAGGCTACAGCAGGGCTATTAATAGAAAAGCTGCTAAaactgcagagacacagaaataTCGCACACAGACCACACTATGTAACTAAAAGTGAACGTACATgtaactaaacacacacactcatgtattcatacacacacacagctacttACGGGCTTCAAACTctttgagcagcagcagcctttcTGAAGGGGTCCGCTCTGTTGTGACTCTCTGCAACATGAGACGCAAGACATGATATTGTTtgagtcaaacaaacaaaatcaaaaagtttaacaaaatattaaataaataattagccCTTCTCACTGAATAGCTTTATTAGAGTAAATGGTTTATAAGAGTAAAAGACCTTATAAGATAAGaagatacattttattgatcccacagtggggaaaattcattgctacagcagctcaaaaagaTAGTGGAAGATATCAAAATACCTTTAGGAACTTTGACATTCAATGGGAccaaaactcaaaacacattaaCCTACAAGGCCTTTAgttctttagtttagtttttcttgtCTGATTTTTTTAGTCACAGTGTTTAATGTGGCCAAATATGATGAAGTCTCATCAGGTCATCCTTCTGAATGCAACCACATATGCAATAAATGAACCACAAAGATATGAAACCCATGACACTCGCATGATACTGCTCATGCAAAGGTATACAAATGAAACTGAGATGAGTGAAGTCATTCATCGCAGCTGCTtggtttattgtataaaatacagTCAGGCTCATAAAATTATCTTATCATTGTGCCTCAGCCATTATCTTATTTGAGTGTGTATCATCCCTAAAGTTtgtttaacccttctgttgtcttCCCGTCGACTACAACTTATGCCCTCATGGGTCCTCATTGACCTGGTTTGGTTTGGCTGCTTATAAATCATAAGGTATAAATGATCACTTAACtctctgtgttagacctttgtAGCCAATTTAattccattttttattttccattaccCCAGGTTTTACGCACATTctttggaaatgatggtcaataggTCTCATTTGAATGATGCCTGTTGCCCTCCctggtcaaaattgacccgaggacaacaggagggttaagttaacTGACTTTGCAGACATTATCTCCCACTGGCTCCCATGAGTCTTCAGTTATTACGCTTCTGAATATGGGCTGCTCATCACAGGTGTAACTTATATTACTACTGATTACTCCGTTCCATTTAGGTGTGCCATTGAGCTGAACACAGCAGCCAGCATAAAGCATTCACAACACCTGCATCCTAGAAGCAGCACACCTCCATTAATGAAGCcactgttaatgttattagttacacctgtgtgtGAAGATATATTGTTCTATCTAGTCAGGGTTTGGAACATTACAGCTTTCACTTCAATTCAAGTTgagttttaatttctttttaatgcaCATCAAcagttgtttatattgtttcattttgtggTACAGGGTTTTATATGATAAATTCAATCCTTGGATTTTTTTCTGGCCTGTGTATGACGATGATGTCCTCTCTTTGTTAACTATTTTActgttatattttcattgttttatattCTGTGACCTTTAACATGTTAAGCTCTTGATGCATTTACACAGAGCTGAAACAATAGGTGGATTAACAGATTTGTTCCCATTTGTTCTCCTGGCTCGTATTTCTCTTACCTGTTTCAAGAGGATTCTGGCCACCAGTCTGACGGTCTCTGATGGACACCAGTTCTCCCCATAGGCACACATGGCTACACACTCCACTTTATGCATGggccaatcacctctctgtatacagagagagagaaagacagaaataagtTAGCAATCCTCAGTTATTTCAGCAAATAATCCTATTCAACACATAATAAGAGAGCCAGACCgtagcgctctctctctctctctctcaaaactagacagaggcagagggaggacagactgaAGCCAAAATTGCTCTCAATGGTTGTgccagaggtgtgtgtgtgactgctttAGATTTGATCCTGATGAACTGGTTGGCACTTAACATGgtagcctctgccatcagtgtatgaatgtgtgtgaatgttggaaTGTAGTGTAAAATGCTTTGAGTGTAttggaagactagaaaagcgctgaataaatttttttttaaaattacttaTTCAGTGCCTCATTAGGATaagatttaaaacatgtaaaatatttctATTTACAATGCAGTGACTCCAGTCAAATATGTTCATGGTCACTCCTTTAGTTAATTTTGGAAACTGGCACATatgaaaatgcacaaaaatggaAGCAGGCGTGAATTCACACACTCAGAAAGCACTCTTACCTGACAGTCAATGTTGCAGTAGTAGGCCTGCTTACATTTTCCACACTTAAAAAGATCTTCTTTCCTGTAATGAAATTAGCAAACACATTGTTAGTACATGATAACTGTGACGAGGGGGTGGCTGTGGCTTTTTGTTAGAAGATTTGATTTAACTGTATTAATCTATATTAAATCACACTGTGTACATTTTCCTCTGCTGACAACTTTAACTGCTGTCTTTAGGGGGTGGGCCGTGAAAATATTTGCTTGCTTTACATCGTTTTCTTCCCATGACATTTAGAGACAGCTCATTGCATATGTATTGTTTGGCAGATGCTGAATGAAATAAGACACACAAGTCCACAACACCTGAGCTCAAACGTGAGCAAAAGTGATTTAGCTATCAAAACAGCAATTTTATTCATAATAGGAACCTGGACATTAGATTGAGGACTTCGAATAAAATCCTTCCTACAATCATCTCCAGTCCATTttcaaagaaacacacaagTGATCAAAGATCCCAGTTAGGTAGGACTGAGTGTCAGAGCGCAtgtccacacagacacacatccaACCTCCAAATGCACACATCCACCCCTGGCCTTCTCATCTCGTGGCTCCTCCTCTCTTAGGACACATGGACGCCTATATTTAGCACCCTAACCTTTTACTGCTGTACAAACCAGGACGCacatgtgtgggtgtgcatgGTATGAAAGTGTgtgggagagtgtgtgtgacaaagggagagagacagagttaatttaacttaaaagaGTGTCACAGTGGCATCAGATCTCAACAAGAGATGCCTACACACCCCCACATGGCCTTCCTCACCCCTCCAAATTCTGCACTTGCATCACTACTGCTCTAGTGAAAGTCATGGTGTAATCCCCCTTTCACCAGATGAATGAGTGTAACCAAAGAAATCATGCTGTAACTCTGAATACTGCTTGGCCTGCAAGTGCATGACAGCAGTTAAGTCCGCCTAAGAGGAACAGAGAGTACTCACATGTC encodes:
- the smyd2a gene encoding N-lysine methyltransferase SMYD2-A; translated protein: MKNEGIEGTERFLSPDRGRGLRAVRHFAVGELVFACPAYSYVLTVNERGAHCEQCFTRKEDLFKCGKCKQAYYCNIDCQRGDWPMHKVECVAMCAYGENWCPSETVRLVARILLKQRVTTERTPSERLLLLKEFEAHLDKMDSEKEEMNQTDIAALHHFYSRHLGDLPDDQALTELFAQVNCNGFTIEDEELSHLGSAVFPDVALMNHSCSPNVIVTYNGTVAEVRAVQEISPGDEIFNSYIDLLYPTEDRKERLLDSYFFTCQCTECTTKSKDEEKMKVRKLSSPPEPEEIRSMVHYAKNVIEEFRRAKHYKIPSELLEMCELSQEKMGTIFADTNVYMLHMMYQAMGVCLYMQDWDGAMSYGEKIIQPYSVHYPAYSLNVASMYLKLGRLYLGLERKTQGVKALKKAVAIMEVAHGKDHHYVAEVKREIEEQK